GTTGAGTAAAAAATTTGCTTTAATTACCGGGTTTGACATCGGAGCCGAACAGAAGTCCAAAAGCAGCGATCAGTACAACATATGGTATTCACCGGTCATTATCGCGAAGTATTCTCCAACCGAAAAGCTAAGTTTTGCGGCAAGAGGAGAATATTACAGTGATGAAAAAGGAGTAATTATCGCTACCGGAACAGAAAATGGTTTCAAAACCTTCGGATATTCCCTGAATGCTTATTATTGGATCCTCCCTAATCTGGTTTGGAGAACGGAAATCAAAAACTTAAGCAGCAAAGACGATATTTTTATGAACAGGGATAATAATCTTAAGAATAATGATCTTATGGCAGTAACATCACTGGCGGTGAGTTTTTAATTGTTCAAATCACTAAAAAATCCCTGCCGGGAAATCGGTCGGGATTTTGTGATACGATGTACAATATGTGTGTAAATTTTCTAACTTTCCTTAAAAATATTTGAATGAAAAGATTCGACATTTTCAAGAGATACTTAGGGCAGCAGATTTACACGGCAAAAGAAGAGCACGAATGGGAAACGTATGGAGAAATAAAAGAAGGAGTAATCTTTAAAGGATTCAATCTCTGGATTTTGGGGTTTGCAATGATCATAGCATGTATTGGTCTTACCACAAATTCAATAAGTGCGGTAATCGGAGCTATGTTGATTTCTCCTTTAATGGGGCCGGTGATCGGATTTGCTTTCGGACTGGCAATTAATGACAGGAATCTGAGAATTGAGGGAGCCAGAAACGGGATTAAAATAACAGCAGTAAGCTTAGCTTCGGCAACTTTATTCTTCCTGATTAATCCTTTTGATCATTCTACGGAACTGTTGGAAGCTTTTCAAAAAGCTTCAATTTTCGATATTTTCCTGGCGTTTTTTGGTGGGTTGGCAGGTTTTATCGGGATTGTAAAAAAAGAAGGTGTAAAAATCATTGCAGGGGTTGCTATTGCTACAGCTTGTATGCCTCCACTTTGTACAGCGGCATATGGAATTGCGCATCTTGATTTTGCCTATTTTATTGGTGGATTTTACTTTTATTTTATTAACTGTCTGTTTATAGGCTGGGCAACTTTTTTGCTGTCAAGGTATTTTAAATTTGAATCTATTACTAAGACAAAGAGAAACCGTCTCTGAAGAATGTGCTTTTATGGGATTTGCTTCTGATTGTCATGCTGGTTCCCGGAATATGGATTGGATATCAAAAATGGAAAATAGAAGAAGATTCACCACCACAGATGACGGATTCAGAAAAAATACAGGCATTGGAAAAACGGATAGAAAGTTTGGAAAGGAATGTCAAAAAAAATTAAGCTAAAAACAATAAAAAAATACAATATGTCGGAAGACGGAAATTCTGCGGAAGACTTCCTTACTCTTATAAAAAATTCTAGAAGAGGAAAGTTTAAAGTATATATAGGAATGAGTGCCGGTGTGGGTAAAACGTACCGCATGCTGCAGGAAGCCCATGCTCTTTTAGAAAACGGAATTGATGTGAAAATAGGCTATATTGAAACACATAATCGTAAAGAAACCCATGCTTTATTGGATGGATTACCGATTATTCCTCGAAGAAAGCTTTTCTACAAAGGAAAAGAACTGGAGGAGCTGGATGTTCAGGCTGTGCTGAATCTCCGCCCTGAAGTGGTGATTGTTGACGAATTGGCACATACCAATATAGAAGGCAGTAAAAATGAAAAACGTTGGCAGGACGTTATGGAAATTCTGGATTCCGGGATCAATGTGATTTCAGCGGTTAATATTCAGCATATCGAAAGTTTAAATGAAGAAGTAAAAGACATTACTGATATAGAAGTAAAAGAAAGAATCCCGGATTCTATTCTTTCTATGGCAGATGAGGTTGTAAATATCGATTTAACAGCCGAAGAACTGATCAATAGATTAAAAGCCGGAAAAATTTATGATCAGACGAAAATCAATGCAGCACTGAATAACTTTTTTAAAGCTGAAAGTATTTTACAGCTTCGCGAGTTGGCTTTAAAAGAAGTGGCATCACAAGTTACACGAAAAGTAGAATCGGAAGTTACCATTCATAAAGCCATAAAAAAAGAAAGGTTTTTGGCGTGCATCAGTTCCAATGAAAAAACGGCTAAAAATGTAATACGAAAAACGGCAAGATTAGCCAATTATTACAATAGTCAGTGGTATCTGCTGTATGTTCAGATTCCCCGAGAAAGTTCAGATAAAATTGCTCTGGATAAGCAGCGTCATCTGATTAATAATTTTAAATTAGCTACAGAATTAGGAGCTGAGATTATAAAAGTGGAAAATACCAATGTTGCCCATGCTATTATGGAACAATGTGAAGAACGGAAAATTACAACAGTCTGTATTGGAAAACCTCATTTGAACTTATGGAAAATCATTCTGGCAACAGATACCTTCAATTCATTGTTGAATAAGCTGTCGCAGGAGAATATAGATTTGGTTATATTATCATGAAAATCAAAACAAAACTTAATATAGGGGTAGGCCTTTTGTTTATGATGATTATCGTACTGTCGGTTTTAAGCGGATGGTATATCAATCAGTTAAAACGGGATACCAATAACATTTTGGTAGCCAATTACAATACCCTGGAATATTCCAGAAATATGTTGTTGGCATTAGAAGAAATCAATTCAGACCCATTGGCTTTCGGAGTATTTGAAAAGTATCTGGCCAAACAGAAGAAAAACGTTACGGAGCCTGGAGAAAGAGAAGCAACAGAAGAAGTGGTCACTCATTTTTCAGCTCTGAAAAAAGATACTCAAAATGCTTCATTAAAATCCTCTATAAGAAAAGATATTGCCGAGCTCATGCAGCTTAATATGGCTGCTATTCAGCACAAAAGCGGCATTGCCGATGAAACCGCTAAAAATGCGATTGCAGTTATTTCCATTGTAGGAATGCTGTGTTTTTTGATGGCATTTATTTTAATGGTAAACCTTCCTTCCAATATCGCTGACCCGATTAGAATTTTAACACAGAGTATTAAGCAGATTGCCAATCAGAACTATAAAGAAAGAGTGCACTTTAAAAGCAACAGTGAGTTTGGCGAATTGGCAAGATCTTTTAATACCATGGCTGAGAAACTTCATGAATACTCAGAAAGTAAGCTGGAGAAAATTTTAAAAGGAAAAAAACGGATCGAAACCCTTATTGATAACATGCAGGATCCGGTGATTGGAATTGACGAAAATAAAAGAGTACTCTTTGTAAATGATGAAGCTTTAAACATTACAGGTCTTAAAAAAGAAAATTTTGTCGGAAAGCTCATCCAGGATGTTGCGGTTACCAATGACCTGGTGAGAAGTATCATCAAAGATATCATCCATCCGGATGGAAAAACAGAAACTGAAGCTATGAAAATCTATGCAGATGGAAAAGAGAGTTACTTTGAAAAAAATATTATTGATATTAATATTGTACCTACAGGAGAAGAAGACAGCCAGTTTATAGGGCAGGTAATTATGCTGCATAATATTACGCCGTTTAAAGAACTGGATCTTGCTAAGACCAATTTCATCGGAACAGTTTCTCATGAATTTAAAACGCCGATCTCATCAATAAAAATGGGATTGCAACTCCTCGAAAATGATAAAATAGGTGCGCTGAATGAAGATCAGAAAAACCTGGTCAATGGAATTAAAGATGATGCGAACAGGCTATTGAAGATTACCGGGGAATTATTGGATATTACCCAATTGGAAAGTGGCTCGATCAAACTCAACATAAAACCTTCCGAAGTATCCAAAATCGTTGAATATGCAATAGATGCCAATAAAGCTGCTGCGGAGCAGAAACAGATCAAAATTCTTGTGAACATCTCTCCTGAAGTTACAACTGTTTTGGCAGATAGTGAAAAAACGGCCTGGGTTCTTAATAACTTACTTTCCAATGCTATACGTTATTCTTATGACAACTCTGATATTGCCATAGAGGTAAAAAAGATAGAAGATAAAATTATTTTTTCCGTTACGGATACGGGCCAGGGAATTGAACCTCAGTATATTTCAAAAGTATTTGACCGTTATTTCAGGATTCCGGGTGTAAAAAAGGAAGGAACAGGTCTGGGATTGAGTATAAGCAAAGAATTTATCGAATCTCAGGGTGGAGAAATTTTTGTAAAAAGTGAGTATGGAGCAGGAAGTACGTTTGCTTTTATTTTAAAAGACCATTAAAAAAGCTTACTATAAGTAAGCTTTATATATAATTTAATCTGAATATTCTTTCAATAATTGCCTGTAGCTCATTAAAATTTTAGACTTGGATATAAATCCGACGAATCTATTGGTATCATCTACTACGGGTAAATTCCAAACTCCCGTATCATCAAAGACCTGGAGAATTTCCAAAGGACGGTCTTCCTGATGAATGAGTGCAGGAGGAGCTTTCATTATTTCGGTTATTGTTACAGGGATTTTTTCAGCATTGAATAAATAAGGTCTGATATCGTCCAATGTAAGAATTCCACGTAGTGTTTTTTGCTCATCAACGATGGCAAAAATATTTTTATCACCGTTTTTCACCAATTCAAAGAGATCATCAATAGGAGCATTTTCCAGAACCGACTGAGAATATCGATCAATAAACTCTTCTGTTTTTAAAGAAAATAAAATATTTTTATCATGCTTGTTGGTGAAGATTTTTCCCTGATCAGCCATTGATTTTAATTCTGGAGAAATAGGGGAGAACCATTTAGCAATAAGATAAGACAAAATGGAAACAATCATCAGCGGAATGAACAGATCATACCCGAAGCTGGATTCTGCTATCAAAAAGATTGCCGTTAACGGTGCATACATGACTCCGCTCATGGCTCCTGCCATTCCTACTAAAACGAGATTGGTGATCGGAACCTCTGTAAAGCCTATTTGCTGACAGATGATCGCAAATAAATAACCGACAGTTCCGCCTGCAAAAAGGGAAGGTGCAAAATTTCCTCCGTTTCCTCCGCTGAAAATGGTAAAAGAGGTGGCAAATGCTTTTAATAAAAGAACCAATACCAGAAAGATGATGATGGTAAGATCCTTAATCTCAAAATACCGGAAAAGACTGTTTTCAATAATTTTATGAGTATCTCCATTGGTAAAAGCCTTTACTGTTTCATAACCTTCTCCAAACAAAGGCGGAAAAAGTACACATAACAAGGAAAGAACAGCACCCCCAAACATGGCTTTTCTGAGACGGGACATCTGTAATTCTTTTATAAAATGCTCAACCTTCTGCGAAATAATAACAAAATATCTTGCATATAACCCAGTGACTACGCCTAAAACAAGATAATAAGGTACGTTGCGATAGTTGAAAGCCTCTCTTGCATAAAACCTGAAAAGGACGTCTTCCTGAAGTAAAACTCTTGATAACAAACTCCCGCAAACGGCAGCAACCACCAATGGAATAAAATCGGTAAACACAACTCCTGTCAGTAATATTTCAAAGGCAAACATAATTCCAGCAATCGGAGCATTGAATGCAGAAGCAATCCCCGCAGTTGCTCCTGCTGCTAATAAAAGGGTACGTTCTTTATAAGTAAGCCGGTAGGTTTGTGCGTAATTGGAGCCTATTGCAGCTCCTGTTACAGCAATAGGACTTTCCAGACCGGCAGAGCCTCCAAGTCCTACCGTTATTGCACTCTGAACAATTTGAGAATACATCTTAACCGATGAAACAATACTGGAGTTCTGTGCAATTTCGTATAATATGGCTCCGATCCCTTTTCTGTCCTGTCCCTTAAATAAAGTAAGGACAATACTTGTTGTCAGAACAATTCCTAGAAACGGAAAAACAATGTAAAATAAAATCTGATATTCAAAATGAACTTTAGTGGTAATAAAATGATGAATACTGTGAACTAAAGTTTTTAGTAAGACCCCTGCTAAACCGGCTGTGCTTCCTACAAGAATTCCTGACAAAACAAGAAATTGATTTCTGCTGAGCCTGTTATTTAGCCAATGAAGAATGAGTTCGTAGCTGCGTGCTTTTTCAAGTCCAAACTTTTGAAAGTCTCTTTTAAACTTTAAAAAGCTCAGTAATTTTTTTTTATTATGAATTTTCACCTGCTTAAATTTGGGGATATGCAATCAATAGAAATGTAAATGTAAGAAATTATATTTTTAATGATTGAACACTAAGATTTCAAATCTAAAATCTCCAAAATCAATAGATTTCGGAGTATAAGATAAATTATTGCTGGAAAGTTAGTTAAGCGTATAGTTAGAAATAACCAACCTCAAAATAAAGTGAACATAATTTTCTTCCGCTTCTTTTCTGTTAATCAGCTTATTTTTATATTCATAGGATGAGAGAACCTGTATTGCCTTTTGATACATTTCAAAATCTTCTCCTTTTATTTTGATTCTGCCGTTACCTTCCTTAGTTTGAATGAGATTATTGTCTAAAGTTCTGACTTTGAATAAGACATGATTGAGTTTTGAACGGGAACGCATTGAACCTGTATGTCTTTCAACAATATTCACTTTGAACGAATCAAATACGATGTTGTTAAAAACGACGTTTGAACCGGGGTCCTGCGTATTGAGTTCAAGTGTATAATTCATAAATTTTACTTTTTGCAAATTTACGTAGAAGCAAAAGATTTTCAAAATAAAATGAGAAAATCTCTTTCGTAATTTTTTAATTTAAATTTTAATTCCAGTGAAATTTTTTAATAAATGGAATATTGATCCCCTGTGAATGAAAAGTTTTTTCAATGCAAAAACTCGGGACGGTCAATACGTACACAGTGCTCGCTTCCCAGATATAAAGGGTTTCCATGCTTTTCAGACCAGAATCCATCTAGGATATCCTTACTGATGCAGCGGTAAACAGCTACGCCTTTGTATATATTGTGATCTTCACCTTTATAATTAAAATTGATGACCAAAATCTGATCTTTATAAAACCCTGTACCGTTTTGTAGCTGATCTCCAATCATCCATTGGGCAATAATTCTGTTGTTTTCATCAAGAGATAAAGTTAATATACCATGATAAGAAATAAGGCCGGTTTCTTCCTGATT
Above is a genomic segment from Chryseobacterium geocarposphaerae containing:
- a CDS encoding prevent-host-death protein; amino-acid sequence: MNYTLELNTQDPGSNVVFNNIVFDSFKVNIVERHTGSMRSRSKLNHVLFKVRTLDNNLIQTKEGNGRIKIKGEDFEMYQKAIQVLSSYEYKNKLINRKEAEENYVHFILRLVISNYTLN
- a CDS encoding chloride channel protein, encoding MKIHNKKKLLSFLKFKRDFQKFGLEKARSYELILHWLNNRLSRNQFLVLSGILVGSTAGLAGVLLKTLVHSIHHFITTKVHFEYQILFYIVFPFLGIVLTTSIVLTLFKGQDRKGIGAILYEIAQNSSIVSSVKMYSQIVQSAITVGLGGSAGLESPIAVTGAAIGSNYAQTYRLTYKERTLLLAAGATAGIASAFNAPIAGIMFAFEILLTGVVFTDFIPLVVAAVCGSLLSRVLLQEDVLFRFYAREAFNYRNVPYYLVLGVVTGLYARYFVIISQKVEHFIKELQMSRLRKAMFGGAVLSLLCVLFPPLFGEGYETVKAFTNGDTHKIIENSLFRYFEIKDLTIIIFLVLVLLLKAFATSFTIFSGGNGGNFAPSLFAGGTVGYLFAIICQQIGFTEVPITNLVLVGMAGAMSGVMYAPLTAIFLIAESSFGYDLFIPLMIVSILSYLIAKWFSPISPELKSMADQGKIFTNKHDKNILFSLKTEEFIDRYSQSVLENAPIDDLFELVKNGDKNIFAIVDEQKTLRGILTLDDIRPYLFNAEKIPVTITEIMKAPPALIHQEDRPLEILQVFDDTGVWNLPVVDDTNRFVGFISKSKILMSYRQLLKEYSD
- a CDS encoding DUF389 domain-containing protein → MKRFDIFKRYLGQQIYTAKEEHEWETYGEIKEGVIFKGFNLWILGFAMIIACIGLTTNSISAVIGAMLISPLMGPVIGFAFGLAINDRNLRIEGARNGIKITAVSLASATLFFLINPFDHSTELLEAFQKASIFDIFLAFFGGLAGFIGIVKKEGVKIIAGVAIATACMPPLCTAAYGIAHLDFAYFIGGFYFYFINCLFIGWATFLLSRYFKFESITKTKRNRL
- a CDS encoding histidine kinase encodes the protein MSEDGNSAEDFLTLIKNSRRGKFKVYIGMSAGVGKTYRMLQEAHALLENGIDVKIGYIETHNRKETHALLDGLPIIPRRKLFYKGKELEELDVQAVLNLRPEVVIVDELAHTNIEGSKNEKRWQDVMEILDSGINVISAVNIQHIESLNEEVKDITDIEVKERIPDSILSMADEVVNIDLTAEELINRLKAGKIYDQTKINAALNNFFKAESILQLRELALKEVASQVTRKVESEVTIHKAIKKERFLACISSNEKTAKNVIRKTARLANYYNSQWYLLYVQIPRESSDKIALDKQRHLINNFKLATELGAEIIKVENTNVAHAIMEQCEERKITTVCIGKPHLNLWKIILATDTFNSLLNKLSQENIDLVILS
- a CDS encoding HAMP domain-containing sensor histidine kinase; amino-acid sequence: MKIKTKLNIGVGLLFMMIIVLSVLSGWYINQLKRDTNNILVANYNTLEYSRNMLLALEEINSDPLAFGVFEKYLAKQKKNVTEPGEREATEEVVTHFSALKKDTQNASLKSSIRKDIAELMQLNMAAIQHKSGIADETAKNAIAVISIVGMLCFLMAFILMVNLPSNIADPIRILTQSIKQIANQNYKERVHFKSNSEFGELARSFNTMAEKLHEYSESKLEKILKGKKRIETLIDNMQDPVIGIDENKRVLFVNDEALNITGLKKENFVGKLIQDVAVTNDLVRSIIKDIIHPDGKTETEAMKIYADGKESYFEKNIIDINIVPTGEEDSQFIGQVIMLHNITPFKELDLAKTNFIGTVSHEFKTPISSIKMGLQLLENDKIGALNEDQKNLVNGIKDDANRLLKITGELLDITQLESGSIKLNIKPSEVSKIVEYAIDANKAAAEQKQIKILVNISPEVTTVLADSEKTAWVLNNLLSNAIRYSYDNSDIAIEVKKIEDKIIFSVTDTGQGIEPQYISKVFDRYFRIPGVKKEGTGLGLSISKEFIESQGGEIFVKSEYGAGSTFAFILKDH